In Salvia hispanica cultivar TCC Black 2014 unplaced genomic scaffold, UniMelb_Shisp_WGS_1.0 HiC_scaffold_331, whole genome shotgun sequence, one genomic interval encodes:
- the LOC125198951 gene encoding eukaryotic initiation factor 4A-2-like, whose product MAGLAPEGSQFDARQFDTKMNELLGAEGGEEFFTSYDEVYDSFDAMGLQENLLRGIYAYGFEKPSAIQQRGIVPFCKGLDVIQQAQSGTGKTATFCSGILQQLDYNIVECQALVLAPTRELAQQIEKVMRALGDYLGVKVHACVGGTSVREDQRILSSGVHVVVGTPGRVFDMLRRQSLRPDYIKMFVLDEADEMLSRGFKDQIYDIFQLLPPKIQVGVFSATMPPEALEITRKFMNKPVRILVKRDELTLEGIKQFYVNVDKEDWKLETLCDLYETLAITQSVIFVNTRRKVDWLTDKMRSRDHTVSATHGDMDQNTRDIIMREFRSGSSRVLITTDLLARGIDVQQVSLVINYDLPTQPENYLHRIGRSGRFGRKGVAINFVTTDDERMLFDIQKFYNVTVEELPANVADLL is encoded by the exons ATGGCTGGATTAGCACCCGAAGGCTCTCAATTTGATGCTCGCCAGTTTGATACAAAGATGAACGAGCT ACTTGGAGCTGAAGGCGGCGAGGAATTCTTCACAAGCTATGATGAGGTCTACGACAGTTTTGATGCCATGGGCTTGCAGGAAAATCTTCTGAGAGGCATCTATGCATATG GTTTTGAGAAGCCGTCTGCAATTCAGCAGAGAGGTATTGTCCCCTTCTGCAAGGGACTTGATGTGATTCAACAAGCCCAATCTGGAACTGGAAAAACTGCAACGTTCTGCTCTGGGATTCTTCAGCAACTAGACTATAACATTGTTGAATGCCAGGCTCTTGTTCTGGCACCTACTCGTGAGCTTGCCCAACAAATTGAGAAGGTGATGAGAGCATTGGGTGACTACCTCGGTGTCAAAGTTCATGCTTGTGTTGGTGGTACCAGTGTGCGTGAAGATCAGCGCATTCTATCCAGTGGAGTTCATGTTGTGGTTGGTACTCCAGGACGTGTCTTTGACATGTTGAGAAGGCAGTCTCTGCGCCCTGATTACAtcaaaatgtttgttttggaCGAGGCTGATGAAATGCTCTCCAGAGGGTTCAAGGATCAG ATCTATGATATCTTCCAGTTGCTGCCTCCCAAGATTCAAGTTGGTGTGTTCTCTGCTACTATGCCACCAGAGGCACTCGAGATCACAAGGAAATTCATGAATAAGCCAGTTCGTATCCTTGTGAAGCGTGATGAGCTTACCCTGGAGGGTATCAAGCAGTTCTACGTTAATGTGGACAAGGAAGACTGGAAGCTCGAGACCCTATGTGATCTCTACGAGACCCTAGCTATCACCCAAAGTGTCATCTTTGTCAACACGAGGCGCAAGGTCGACTGGCTGACCGACAAGATGCGCAGCCGTGACCATACCGTCTCTGCCACCCATGGTGACATGGACCAGAACACGAGAGACATCATCATGCGGGAGTTCAGATCCGGCTCTTCCCGTGTCCTCATCACCACTGACCTCCTGGCTCGTGGTATCGATGTGCAGCAGGTCTCCCTGGTCATCAACTACGACCTGCCGACCCAGCCGGAGAACTACCTCCATCGTATTGGACGTAGTGGGCGGTTTGGAAGGAAGGGTGTTGCCATAAACTTTGTGACCACCGACGACGAGCGCATGCTCTTTGACATTCAAAAGTTCTACAATGTCACTGTGGAGGAGCTCCCAGCCAACGTTGCTGACCTtctctag